One stretch of Pirellulales bacterium DNA includes these proteins:
- a CDS encoding SDR family NAD(P)-dependent oxidoreductase — MRNLVGKRALITGAASGIGRAIVLALAAEKTHVYLLDINEAGAGEVAQAAQALGVEAIAARCDVTQPAQITASIREMLERWPEIDILVNNVGVAYYGPTENMTAEQWDWLLQINLHAPIQFTRELIHPLMARPEAHILNVCSIAGLVAGGRSAAYQVSKFGLVGFTEALRSEFVRKGVGLTALCPGAVRTNLYRAAVSGRPNKPVPEPPAWICATPEQVARKAIRGIKKNSAMVLVTPLAYLLWYFKRIAPGLVDRLNCIGHRKRRPAAAQKSTSQPVDSSQPFSAPDDYSRSEGRFAPGGDTFGNLADVQQLAFMSGGVACDAWLIRPPAARQPMPVVLMAHGFAAEKSFGLIPYAEHFVRRGLAVMLFDYRHFGASGGAPRNLVSCRRQREDWQAALNVARQLPGIDPTRIALWGTSFSGGHVVDCASRNPDVAAVVAQVPMLDVPASLGKHGLRYCSQAVWHGLRDLFRAATFRTPHLVPIVGRPEVFAVMNNPGCDEGYRRLVPLDAEWPNACPARILLTSILHRPIARASHVKAPTLLVIAEQDQLISARSIRKAAGRMENATLITVAGDHFSPYYGETFHHVVAREANFLENCLCRTMSLPFVAPARNGRTMRNAA; from the coding sequence ATGCGAAATCTGGTTGGAAAAAGAGCTCTCATCACCGGCGCGGCCTCCGGCATCGGGCGGGCCATCGTTTTGGCGTTGGCCGCGGAAAAAACGCACGTCTATCTGCTCGACATCAATGAGGCGGGCGCGGGCGAAGTGGCTCAGGCCGCCCAGGCCCTTGGCGTCGAAGCCATCGCGGCGCGCTGCGATGTGACACAGCCCGCTCAGATCACCGCCAGCATCCGCGAAATGCTCGAGCGCTGGCCGGAGATCGATATCCTGGTGAACAACGTCGGAGTCGCCTACTACGGCCCGACTGAAAATATGACCGCGGAGCAATGGGATTGGCTGTTGCAAATCAATCTCCACGCCCCGATCCAGTTCACGCGCGAACTTATCCATCCGCTGATGGCTCGTCCCGAAGCCCATATCCTGAATGTTTGCAGCATTGCCGGGCTCGTGGCGGGCGGACGGTCGGCGGCCTACCAGGTGAGCAAGTTCGGACTGGTCGGTTTCACCGAGGCTTTGCGCTCAGAATTCGTGCGAAAAGGGGTCGGGCTGACGGCGCTATGCCCCGGCGCCGTGCGGACGAACCTTTATCGCGCGGCCGTGAGTGGGAGGCCGAATAAACCCGTGCCCGAGCCGCCGGCTTGGATTTGCGCCACGCCCGAGCAAGTCGCGCGCAAGGCGATTCGCGGCATCAAGAAAAATAGCGCGATGGTGCTTGTCACGCCGCTGGCGTATTTGCTTTGGTATTTCAAGCGCATCGCGCCGGGATTGGTCGACCGGTTGAACTGCATCGGCCATCGCAAGCGCCGCCCGGCCGCGGCGCAAAAGTCGACGAGCCAGCCCGTTGATTCCTCGCAGCCATTTTCCGCGCCCGACGACTACTCGCGCTCGGAAGGCCGCTTTGCCCCGGGTGGCGACACTTTTGGCAATCTGGCCGACGTGCAACAACTGGCGTTCATGAGCGGCGGCGTGGCATGCGACGCATGGCTGATCCGGCCGCCGGCGGCCCGGCAACCGATGCCGGTGGTGCTGATGGCCCACGGTTTCGCGGCTGAAAAGAGCTTCGGACTGATTCCCTATGCCGAACACTTCGTGCGCCGGGGACTGGCCGTGATGCTCTTCGATTACCGGCATTTTGGCGCAAGCGGTGGTGCGCCGCGAAATCTTGTGAGCTGTCGGCGGCAGCGCGAGGATTGGCAGGCCGCGTTGAATGTCGCCCGTCAATTGCCGGGAATCGATCCAACCAGGATTGCGTTGTGGGGAACTTCATTTTCCGGCGGACATGTGGTCGATTGCGCCAGCCGCAATCCGGATGTCGCGGCCGTGGTGGCGCAGGTGCCGATGCTGGATGTTCCCGCCTCGCTGGGGAAGCACGGCTTGCGCTATTGTTCGCAGGCGGTTTGGCATGGCCTGCGAGACCTTTTTCGCGCCGCCACCTTCCGCACGCCGCATTTGGTGCCCATCGTCGGACGACCAGAAGTTTTCGCGGTGATGAACAACCCTGGATGCGACGAGGGTTACCGCCGGCTGGTGCCGCTCGATGCGGAGTGGCCGAATGCTTGTCCCGCGCGAATCTTGCTCACGTCGATATTGCACCGACCGATTGCACGGGCGTCGCACGTGAAAGCGCCGACGCTGCTGGTGATTGCCGAGCAAGACCAGTTGATTTCGGCGCGATCGATACGCAAGGCGGCCGGCCGCATGGAAAATGCCACGCTCATCACGGTCGCCGGCGACCACTTTTCGCCCTATTACGGCGAAACATTTCATCACGTGGTCGCGCGGGAAGCCAATTTTCTGGAGAACTGCTTGTGTCGCACCATGTCGCTGCCGTTTGTCGCCCCGGCTAGAAACGGACGAACAATGCGGAATGCGGCTTAG
- a CDS encoding NAD(P)-binding domain-containing protein produces MYCESGSEKFCVVGAGASGLAVARHFAEKRIPFDCLEREDDVGGNWNYGKPASSVYQSTHLISSKRLIQYPDFPMPSDWPAYPGHRLVQQYFQSYARHFDLYPRIEFNTAVARIELAGPGWEITLQDGRVRHYRGVVIANGHHWDPNWPDYPGQFSGRILHSSQYKTPDVLEGRRVLVVGAGNSGCDIAVESAQRAARTLHSARRGYNYIPKFLLGLPADRCGEFLLKMRVPLWLRRLIAKGLVKLAMGMPQDYGLKAPDHRLFESHPIVNSQMMYYVGHGDIVPKPDVARFDGDIVRFIDGSSEPIDVVVFATGYKISFPFIDRGHLNWRDGRPCLYLNAFHPQYDHLFVAGMLQPDGGIWELSHYQAQLMARFIQALDAGSPRADYFRRQKSSGSSDLSGGIRYVDSTRHRIEVEHFSYRRRLKKLIAEMRS; encoded by the coding sequence ATGTATTGCGAATCCGGATCGGAAAAATTTTGCGTTGTCGGGGCAGGCGCTTCCGGCTTGGCGGTGGCCAGACACTTTGCCGAAAAGCGGATTCCTTTCGATTGCTTGGAGCGCGAAGACGATGTGGGGGGCAACTGGAATTACGGCAAGCCGGCGAGCAGTGTCTACCAATCCACGCACTTGATTTCGTCGAAGCGGTTGATCCAGTATCCGGATTTTCCGATGCCCAGCGATTGGCCCGCCTATCCTGGCCACCGGTTAGTGCAGCAATATTTTCAGTCGTACGCCCGCCATTTCGATCTCTACCCGCGGATTGAATTCAATACCGCGGTGGCCCGGATCGAACTGGCCGGGCCAGGATGGGAAATCACTTTGCAAGACGGACGCGTTCGGCATTACCGTGGAGTGGTGATTGCCAACGGCCATCATTGGGATCCCAATTGGCCCGATTACCCAGGCCAGTTTTCCGGCCGGATACTCCATTCCTCGCAATATAAAACGCCCGACGTGCTGGAAGGGAGGCGTGTGTTGGTCGTGGGGGCCGGCAATTCGGGTTGCGACATTGCGGTCGAATCGGCCCAGCGCGCCGCTCGCACGCTGCACAGCGCTCGGCGCGGCTACAACTATATCCCGAAGTTTTTGTTGGGCCTTCCGGCAGATCGCTGCGGCGAATTTCTGCTGAAAATGCGCGTCCCCCTCTGGCTGCGCCGGCTCATCGCGAAGGGCCTGGTAAAGCTCGCGATGGGCATGCCGCAAGATTACGGACTGAAAGCGCCCGACCATCGCTTGTTCGAATCCCATCCGATCGTCAATTCCCAGATGATGTATTACGTCGGCCACGGCGATATTGTCCCCAAGCCCGACGTCGCGCGGTTCGACGGCGATATCGTTCGGTTCATCGATGGATCGAGCGAGCCGATCGATGTGGTCGTGTTCGCCACCGGTTACAAGATCAGCTTTCCGTTCATCGACCGTGGGCATTTGAATTGGCGCGATGGTCGGCCATGTTTGTACCTGAACGCGTTTCATCCGCAGTACGACCATCTGTTTGTCGCCGGAATGCTGCAGCCCGACGGCGGCATTTGGGAATTGTCGCACTACCAGGCCCAGCTGATGGCCCGGTTCATTCAAGCGTTGGATGCGGGCTCGCCGCGAGCGGACTATTTTCGCCGCCAAAAGTCGAGCGGATCTTCCGATCTTAGCGGCGGAATTCGCTACGTCGATTCGACACGGCATCGGATCGAAGTCGAACATTTTTCCTATCGCCGCAGGCTCAAAAAACTCATCGCCGAAATGCGATCGTAG
- a CDS encoding sulfatase encodes MRFWIVPALAILAITGRLSAAEQAPHRRPNIVFILTDDLGWCDLGCYGSTFYETPHLDRLAAEGMRFTEAYAACNVCSPTRASILTGKYPARLHLTNFIGGDRRGKLNPAAYLHHLPLEEFTLAKALKEGGYTNGFFGKWHLGGKPFYPQHQGFDVNVGGCEYGSPPTYFSPYRIPTLPDGPKGEYLTDRLTDEAINFVEKNKDKPFFLYLCHYAVHIPQQAKASIVAKYRAKAKQLPPSAGHEFLPEGEVQTRQIQNNPVYAAMVESVDQSVGRILQTLDDLRLRDNTIVVFNSDNGGLSSSTEGAPTSNVPLRAGKGWNYEGGLREPLIVRWPATIKPGSTCATAVISNDYYPTLIEAAGLPPRPRQTLDGVSLLSLWKGGALAERPLFWHYPHYSNQGGGPSGAIRVGDFKLIEWFETMHIELYNIEDDLGEHRDLSKSMPAKTAALRDQLHAWRKSVDATMPTPNPDYTPLKARRLGILDGGHLPTSYVVTQTADEADD; translated from the coding sequence ATGCGATTCTGGATCGTTCCGGCCCTGGCGATTCTGGCGATCACCGGCCGCCTGTCGGCGGCTGAGCAGGCGCCGCATCGGCGTCCGAATATCGTATTCATCTTGACCGACGATCTCGGTTGGTGCGATCTCGGCTGCTACGGAAGCACTTTTTACGAAACGCCCCATCTCGATCGACTTGCCGCCGAGGGAATGCGGTTCACCGAGGCTTATGCGGCTTGCAATGTTTGCTCCCCCACCCGGGCAAGCATTTTGACCGGCAAATATCCGGCCCGGCTGCACCTGACGAACTTCATCGGCGGCGATCGGCGTGGAAAGCTGAACCCGGCAGCCTATCTCCACCATCTGCCGCTCGAAGAATTCACGCTTGCAAAAGCGCTGAAGGAAGGGGGCTACACGAACGGATTTTTCGGCAAATGGCACTTGGGCGGAAAACCGTTCTATCCCCAGCACCAAGGTTTTGATGTGAACGTCGGCGGTTGCGAATATGGCTCGCCGCCGACATATTTCAGCCCGTATCGGATCCCGACCTTGCCCGATGGCCCGAAGGGAGAATACCTGACCGATCGGCTCACCGACGAAGCGATCAACTTTGTCGAGAAGAATAAAGACAAGCCGTTCTTTTTGTATCTTTGCCATTATGCCGTTCACATCCCGCAGCAGGCGAAGGCCTCGATCGTGGCCAAGTATCGCGCCAAGGCGAAGCAATTGCCGCCGAGCGCGGGACATGAATTTTTGCCCGAAGGCGAAGTGCAAACGCGGCAAATTCAAAACAATCCGGTATATGCGGCAATGGTCGAAAGCGTCGACCAAAGCGTCGGCCGCATCCTGCAAACGCTCGATGATCTTCGCCTGCGCGACAACACGATCGTCGTCTTCAATTCCGACAACGGCGGCCTGTCGTCGTCGACCGAAGGGGCGCCGACCTCGAACGTGCCGCTCCGCGCCGGCAAGGGCTGGAACTACGAAGGCGGATTGCGCGAGCCGCTCATCGTCCGCTGGCCCGCCACGATCAAGCCCGGCAGCACATGCGCCACCGCCGTGATCAGCAACGACTACTACCCGACATTGATCGAGGCCGCCGGCTTGCCGCCCCGCCCGCGGCAAACCCTGGATGGGGTCAGTTTATTGTCGCTGTGGAAAGGCGGAGCGCTAGCCGAGCGGCCGTTGTTCTGGCACTATCCCCACTACTCGAATCAGGGCGGCGGGCCGAGCGGCGCTATCCGCGTCGGCGATTTCAAGCTCATCGAATGGTTCGAGACTATGCACATCGAACTCTACAACATCGAAGACGACCTCGGCGAACATCGCGATCTTTCCAAATCGATGCCCGCCAAGACGGCCGCGCTCCGCGATCAATTGCACGCCTGGCGGAAGTCGGTCGATGCGACGATGCCCACGCCGAATCCCGACTACACTCCGCTGAAAGCGCGGCGGCTCGGTATTCTCGACGGCGGCCATTTGCCGACCTCGTATGTCGTTACCCAAACCGCCGACGAAGCCGACGACTAA
- a CDS encoding glycosyltransferase family A protein: MPRLSCIIPVVGHAHGLETTLVSVLEHFPDDCEIVVVHSAPYDDPYDLKTELRFIEAPRRTGFVGCANLGIQASRAGIVHLLAAGLEATSGWAEAALARFTDPNVAAVSPVVRNQFDSDEIVAAGISYGGGGRAEIRTELPPQTFPIESSIGVGEPAVYPLARAAFYRRTALNLFGGGLPTTVGNELAAVELGLSLTHAGYQSVLESRCKILGSARSCKESRGFGFGLASERLFWRNLPSTGYLASIAKHPFSVARDLAGSLTNGAALLQVLGRVAAYAALGDCRARHEQLLAAKELAKMRSERCNSTPLPAYVRVDAAHRPTRVARPGDIRIAPH, translated from the coding sequence GTGCCCCGCCTCTCGTGCATCATCCCTGTGGTTGGCCATGCTCATGGTCTGGAGACCACGCTGGTCTCGGTCCTGGAGCATTTTCCCGACGACTGTGAAATCGTCGTCGTCCATTCCGCGCCCTACGACGATCCCTACGACCTAAAGACCGAATTGCGCTTCATCGAGGCGCCGCGGCGCACCGGATTCGTCGGTTGCGCGAATCTCGGAATTCAGGCCAGCCGGGCGGGAATCGTGCATTTGCTTGCCGCCGGCCTGGAAGCCACGAGCGGCTGGGCCGAAGCGGCCTTGGCGCGTTTTACGGATCCCAATGTCGCGGCGGTGTCGCCCGTCGTTCGCAATCAATTCGACTCCGACGAAATCGTCGCCGCGGGAATCTCGTACGGCGGCGGAGGCCGAGCCGAAATACGCACCGAACTACCGCCGCAAACATTCCCGATCGAATCGTCGATCGGCGTGGGCGAGCCGGCCGTATATCCGCTTGCCCGGGCAGCCTTCTATCGCCGAACCGCGCTGAACCTGTTTGGCGGCGGACTACCGACAACGGTGGGAAACGAATTGGCCGCCGTCGAGTTGGGATTGAGCCTCACGCACGCGGGCTACCAGAGTGTGTTGGAATCGCGTTGCAAAATCCTCGGCTCGGCGAGATCGTGCAAGGAATCGCGCGGCTTCGGATTCGGCCTCGCGTCGGAACGGCTATTCTGGCGGAACCTGCCATCGACAGGCTACCTGGCATCGATCGCCAAGCATCCCTTTTCGGTTGCACGAGATTTGGCCGGCAGTCTGACGAATGGCGCCGCACTTTTGCAGGTGCTGGGGCGCGTCGCAGCGTATGCCGCGCTCGGCGATTGCCGCGCTCGGCATGAACAGTTGCTGGCTGCGAAAGAGCTCGCGAAAATGCGTTCCGAACGGTGCAATAGCACGCCGCTGCCGGCTTATGTTCGCGTCGATGCTGCCCATCGGCCGACGCGCGTCGCTCGGCCGGGAGATATCCGCATCGCACCGCACTAA
- a CDS encoding SDR family oxidoreductase encodes MKTKIPKAEPREQTVAAAAPKPPFPPKKLDKPGVEADLEPKPKFRGEKYRAAGKLEGKVALITGGDSGIGRAVAVFFAREKADVVINHLPEEQEDADATKQEIEALGQRCVAIAGDLTDPNTCSRLIEQTIEEFGRLDILVSNAAHQNRKPSIDEISEEEWDRTFKTNVYAPFHLIKAALPHLKEGASIIITSSETGLFGNKQLLDYSSTKGALNAFVKSLAQNLVEKGIRVNAVAPGPVWTPLNPADTGLPAEKLKEFGKKTPMGRPGQPEEMAPAYVFFASDADSSYITGHVLPLLGGEVAGA; translated from the coding sequence ATGAAAACGAAAATCCCAAAAGCCGAACCTCGCGAGCAAACGGTTGCCGCCGCCGCTCCGAAGCCTCCCTTTCCGCCAAAGAAGCTCGACAAGCCGGGCGTTGAAGCCGATCTCGAGCCAAAGCCGAAATTCCGCGGCGAGAAATATCGCGCGGCCGGCAAGCTCGAAGGAAAAGTCGCGCTGATCACCGGTGGCGATTCGGGAATCGGCCGGGCCGTGGCGGTCTTCTTCGCACGCGAAAAGGCGGATGTTGTAATCAATCATCTGCCGGAAGAACAGGAAGACGCCGACGCGACCAAGCAGGAAATCGAGGCGCTCGGGCAGCGATGCGTGGCGATTGCAGGGGATCTCACCGATCCGAATACGTGCAGCCGGCTCATCGAGCAAACGATCGAAGAGTTTGGCCGGCTCGATATCTTGGTCAGCAATGCGGCCCACCAGAATCGCAAGCCATCGATCGACGAGATCAGCGAGGAGGAATGGGACCGGACCTTCAAGACGAATGTCTACGCTCCGTTTCACCTCATCAAGGCCGCGCTGCCACACTTGAAGGAAGGTGCGTCGATCATCATCACGTCGTCGGAAACCGGGCTCTTCGGAAACAAGCAATTGCTCGATTATTCGTCGACTAAAGGGGCTCTCAACGCCTTTGTGAAATCGTTGGCCCAGAACCTGGTCGAAAAAGGGATTCGCGTGAATGCGGTAGCGCCGGGGCCCGTATGGACGCCGCTTAATCCTGCCGACACGGGGCTGCCGGCGGAGAAGTTGAAGGAATTTGGCAAGAAAACGCCTATGGGCCGGCCTGGGCAGCCGGAAGAAATGGCGCCGGCCTATGTGTTCTTCGCCTCCGACGCCGATTCAAGCTATATCACCGGCCATGTGCTGCCGCTGCTCGGCGGCGAAGTGGCCGGCGCCTGA
- a CDS encoding ATP-dependent DNA ligase, giving the protein MTRSPTMSSHEPRRDRAKPASLKAARPKFTALDVRPPLAPMEATLVDEPPVGPQWQYEPKWDGFRCVAFRDGDELFLESKSGKPLARYFPDLVESLRAIAAKRFVIDGEIVIPIEGRLSFDDLLMRVHPAASRVRKLAAEHPAMFIVFDLLLDERGKSLLDAKLQERRERLEAFAARFFAAASDIRLSPATSKAAGARKWFEAVGGNLDGIVAKRLDLPYRAGKRDGMQKIKHQRTADCVVGGFRYGSGKRVVGSLLLGLYDDHGLLHHVGFTSSFSAAERKRVTEIVEPLHGTSGFTGSAPGGPSRWSTRRSDEWEPLKLKLVVEVQYDHFTGGRFRHGTRLLRWRADKKPAQCTLDQVDRRNASILKLFGAEKPRRNNRRT; this is encoded by the coding sequence ATGACGCGATCGCCCACCATGAGCAGCCACGAGCCACGCCGGGATCGCGCGAAGCCGGCATCACTGAAAGCCGCGCGGCCCAAATTTACCGCGCTCGACGTGCGTCCGCCGCTCGCTCCGATGGAAGCGACCTTGGTCGACGAACCGCCGGTCGGCCCGCAGTGGCAATACGAGCCGAAGTGGGACGGTTTTCGCTGCGTGGCTTTTCGCGACGGCGACGAACTGTTTCTCGAATCGAAATCGGGAAAACCGCTGGCCCGCTATTTTCCCGATCTTGTCGAGTCGCTGCGAGCGATCGCCGCGAAACGCTTCGTGATCGACGGCGAAATCGTGATTCCGATCGAGGGCCGGCTGTCGTTCGACGATCTGTTGATGCGCGTGCACCCGGCGGCAAGCCGAGTGCGCAAGCTCGCGGCCGAGCATCCGGCGATGTTCATCGTGTTCGATTTGCTGCTCGACGAGCGCGGCAAATCGCTTTTGGATGCGAAGCTCCAAGAACGCCGCGAGCGGCTGGAAGCGTTTGCGGCAAGATTCTTCGCCGCCGCGAGCGATATCCGTCTGTCGCCGGCCACGAGCAAGGCGGCCGGGGCGCGGAAATGGTTCGAGGCCGTCGGCGGAAATCTCGATGGCATCGTTGCCAAACGTCTCGATTTGCCGTACCGAGCCGGCAAGCGCGACGGCATGCAAAAGATCAAGCATCAACGAACGGCCGACTGCGTCGTCGGCGGATTTCGATACGGCAGCGGCAAACGCGTCGTCGGCTCGCTCTTGCTCGGGCTCTACGACGACCATGGGCTTTTGCATCACGTCGGCTTCACTTCGAGCTTTTCCGCTGCCGAACGCAAGCGCGTCACCGAGATCGTCGAGCCGCTGCACGGAACGTCGGGCTTCACCGGCAGTGCGCCGGGCGGGCCGAGCCGATGGAGCACTCGTCGCAGCGACGAATGGGAGCCGCTCAAACTGAAGCTGGTGGTCGAGGTGCAATACGATCATTTCACCGGCGGCCGATTCCGCCACGGCACTCGATTGCTCCGTTGGCGCGCCGACAAGAAACCGGCCCAATGCACGCTCGATCAGGTCGACCGGCGCAACGCGTCGATCTTGAAGCTATTCGGTGCGGAAAAGCCCCGGCGGAACAATCGGCGAACGTAG
- a CDS encoding DUF2071 domain-containing protein, with the protein MPIGRSIAPESLANWLTARFCLYSADRRGRLFRSEIDHPVWPLEPAEAIIERNTLTAPFGIALPDRAPLLHFSRRLDTVAWTLDRLA; encoded by the coding sequence TTGCCCATTGGCCGATCGATCGCGCCGGAATCGCTCGCCAACTGGCTCACCGCGCGGTTCTGCCTCTACTCGGCCGACCGGCGCGGGCGGCTATTTCGGAGCGAAATCGATCATCCGGTTTGGCCGCTGGAGCCGGCCGAAGCGATCATCGAACGCAACACGCTCACGGCGCCTTTCGGCATCGCTCTGCCCGATCGCGCGCCGCTGTTGCACTTCAGTCGCCGGCTCGACACGGTCGCATGGACGCTCGACCGGCTCGCCTAG
- a CDS encoding CHAD domain-containing protein has protein sequence MAFAFEADESVQHGVRRIVRAQLKKASKELQEIESSSKSSEAVHSVRKRFKRLRAICRLVRDRLGEKAYRHLNYQFRDAGKPLTEARDSEVLVETFDKLMRESADKINCEDVAPIRRGLELNQTKVHQRVLGQKDTLCDIHKIVEDARSETDPLPIGCGGWSAIRKGLKRGYTSCQQACAAAAADASNENLHEWRKQAKYFWHELQLIESIDPAAMKPMANAVHELTKRLGDDHDLAVLKQTVNERSDRYGGEATIEKLLPLIPPRRVHLQKEAFEMQRKLFVEDADNFLDRLKDFWKSWRMAEKFVRSG, from the coding sequence ATGGCATTCGCATTCGAAGCCGATGAATCGGTGCAGCACGGCGTGCGGCGGATCGTCCGCGCGCAGTTGAAGAAGGCAAGCAAAGAATTGCAGGAAATAGAGAGCTCGTCCAAGTCCAGCGAAGCGGTTCATTCCGTTCGCAAGCGATTCAAACGGCTTCGCGCAATTTGCCGCTTGGTGCGCGACCGATTGGGCGAAAAAGCTTACCGGCATTTGAATTATCAGTTTCGCGATGCCGGCAAGCCGCTCACCGAAGCGCGCGATTCGGAAGTGCTTGTCGAGACTTTTGATAAGTTGATGCGGGAATCGGCCGACAAAATCAACTGCGAGGATGTGGCGCCGATTCGCCGCGGCCTCGAGCTCAATCAAACAAAGGTTCACCAGCGCGTGCTCGGGCAGAAGGATACGCTTTGCGACATTCACAAGATTGTCGAAGATGCACGCTCCGAGACCGATCCTCTACCGATCGGCTGCGGCGGATGGTCGGCAATTCGCAAGGGACTCAAGCGCGGCTACACAAGTTGCCAGCAGGCCTGCGCCGCGGCCGCTGCCGATGCCTCCAACGAAAACCTGCATGAATGGCGAAAACAAGCGAAATACTTCTGGCATGAGTTGCAGCTCATCGAATCGATCGATCCAGCGGCCATGAAACCCATGGCCAACGCGGTTCACGAGCTGACAAAGCGACTTGGCGACGACCACGATCTTGCGGTTTTGAAACAGACTGTCAACGAGCGGAGCGATAGGTACGGTGGCGAAGCGACGATCGAAAAGCTGTTGCCGCTGATCCCGCCGCGGCGGGTGCATTTGCAAAAAGAAGCGTTTGAAATGCAGCGTAAGCTCTTTGTCGAAGATGCCGACAACTTTCTCGATCGGTTGAAGGATTTTTGGAAATCGTGGCGAATGGCCGAGAAGTTCGTGCGCAGCGGCTAA
- a CDS encoding ferritin-like domain-containing protein, whose amino-acid sequence MSASSWFSKMTGTGMKLENLENLLVLQLEDLYSAEDQLIEALPKMADAASSPELKSAFETHLEETRHQKRRIEEVFRMLGKEPKMETCEAMKGLIAEGSEIIDLEGEPDVKDAALIAAAQRVEHYEIAGYGCVRAFARRLGRQNVAQLLQQTLDEEANADKILSHIAETSVNVEASAHH is encoded by the coding sequence ATGAGCGCATCGTCTTGGTTTTCGAAAATGACAGGCACAGGCATGAAATTGGAGAATTTGGAAAATTTGCTCGTGCTCCAGTTGGAGGATCTCTACAGCGCCGAGGACCAGCTTATCGAAGCTCTACCGAAAATGGCCGACGCCGCTTCATCTCCCGAGTTGAAAAGCGCCTTCGAGACCCACTTGGAAGAAACCCGGCACCAAAAGCGGCGGATCGAAGAGGTTTTCCGGATGCTCGGCAAGGAGCCCAAAATGGAAACTTGCGAAGCGATGAAGGGCTTGATCGCCGAGGGAAGCGAAATCATCGATTTGGAAGGCGAGCCCGACGTGAAAGACGCGGCTCTGATCGCGGCAGCACAGCGCGTCGAGCACTATGAGATCGCCGGCTACGGCTGCGTCCGAGCGTTTGCCCGTCGGCTCGGTCGACAAAACGTCGCCCAACTGCTGCAACAGACTTTGGACGAAGAAGCCAACGCCGATAAGATTCTGTCGCACATTGCCGAAACGTCGGTAAACGTCGAAGCGTCCGCCCACCACTAG
- the pepT gene encoding peptidase T — translation MNRDRLLERFLRYVRIDTTAREGVDAYPSSAGQWELGRMVVAELKGMGLADATQDEHAIVMATLPAGGRRVASGSGASGSGPTPVVAFNAHFDTSPETTGANVRPQVIRNYDGRNLVLPGDPRQVLVATDNPELTAVVGKTVITTDGTTLLGGDDKAGMAVIMELIEHLIEHPDVPRPTVKVCFTCDEEIGRGVDHVDLAKLGATVCYTLDGRGASELDVETFSADLATVVVRGVNIHPSMAKGRMVNAIRAAANFVDRLPRDRLAPEVTADREGFVHPYHVDGGVAEVRLRVLLRDFDTAALATQAELLRTAAAQTVAEFSGAAIDVQIKPQYRNMADGLAREPRAVQYVERAYQRLGRTLRTTIIRGGTDGSRFTEFGLPTPNLSTGQHNPHSPLEWACLEEMVEAVEVLVELVQVWSAG, via the coding sequence ATGAACCGGGATCGGTTGCTTGAGCGATTTTTGCGGTATGTGCGGATCGATACGACGGCGCGCGAAGGCGTCGATGCTTATCCTTCGTCGGCGGGACAGTGGGAATTGGGACGGATGGTGGTTGCCGAATTGAAGGGCATGGGGCTCGCCGACGCCACGCAAGATGAGCATGCGATCGTGATGGCCACACTGCCGGCCGGCGGGCGGCGGGTGGCATCGGGGAGCGGTGCGTCGGGAAGCGGCCCGACGCCGGTCGTGGCCTTCAACGCGCATTTCGATACTTCGCCGGAAACGACCGGCGCGAATGTTCGGCCGCAAGTGATTCGCAACTACGATGGGCGCAATCTGGTGTTGCCGGGCGATCCTCGGCAGGTGCTTGTCGCTACGGACAATCCGGAATTGACCGCGGTGGTCGGCAAAACGGTGATCACCACGGATGGCACGACGCTGTTGGGCGGCGACGACAAGGCCGGCATGGCGGTCATCATGGAATTGATCGAGCACTTGATCGAACATCCCGACGTGCCGCGGCCGACCGTGAAGGTCTGCTTCACCTGCGACGAAGAAATCGGCCGGGGCGTCGATCATGTCGATCTGGCAAAGCTCGGGGCCACGGTTTGCTATACGCTCGACGGCCGGGGGGCGAGCGAGCTCGATGTCGAAACATTTTCGGCCGATCTGGCCACGGTCGTCGTGCGCGGCGTGAATATCCACCCATCAATGGCCAAGGGGCGGATGGTCAACGCGATTCGCGCGGCAGCCAATTTCGTCGACCGATTGCCTCGCGATCGATTGGCGCCGGAAGTGACGGCGGATCGCGAAGGGTTCGTGCATCCGTATCACGTCGATGGTGGCGTCGCAGAGGTGCGGCTGCGAGTGTTGCTGCGAGATTTCGACACCGCGGCGCTAGCGACGCAAGCAGAGCTATTGCGAACGGCGGCGGCGCAGACGGTGGCGGAGTTTTCCGGCGCGGCAATCGACGTGCAAATCAAGCCGCAATATCGCAACATGGCCGATGGGTTGGCCCGAGAGCCGCGGGCCGTGCAATACGTTGAAAGGGCCTACCAGCGCCTTGGGCGAACGCTACGGACGACGATCATCCGCGGCGGGACCGACGGCTCGCGATTCACCGAGTTCGGCCTGCCGACGCCGAATCTTTCCACGGGGCAACACAACCCGCATTCGCCGTTGGAATGGGCCTGCTTGGAGGAGATGGTCGAGGCCGTGGAGGTGCTTGTCGAGTTGGTGCAAGTCTGGTCGGCGGGATGA